The following are encoded in a window of Thermoanaerobacter ethanolicus JW 200 genomic DNA:
- a CDS encoding glycoside hydrolase family 65 protein gives MVKHMFLEDVNNLISDDKWLIFQNEYNTEVNPRYETLFTLTNGYMGVRGTFEEGNEGERSGNFIAGIFDKSDAQVREIVNAQNWLRIKLYVEGEELSLDKCQLIEFKRILDMKKGILFRSMLIKDSKDRITRIEGYRFLSRSDRHRSAIKLFVTPVNYSGVVGIESIIDGTVLNSADSPKYRVKHLKVANNSSLSKNGVYLETATVDDDTRIATGSTVRIYHHEDEEKNNVAKFKRFLPLGERSIEYFEFDGTENKTVVIDKFVITYTSRDVRKDLLKTTVEKELFAFAGEGIDKELQRHIEVYEELWSVADINIEGDEEADKALRFNIFHLMSSVNENDPLVSIAAKALHGEGYKGHVFWDTEIFMLPFFIYVYPQAARTLLMYRYNMLDAARKNATLNGYKGAQYPWESADTGEEETPKWGFDYKGNPVRIWTGDLEHHITADIAFAVWEYFRATEDIEFMLNYGAEVIFETARFWVSRCEYVKELDRYEINNVIGPDEFHEHVDNNAYTNYLAKWNIKKGLELINMLKEKYPEHYYAISNKICLTNEEMEKWKEVEEKIYIPYDKDKKLIEQFEGYFDKKDYVIDKFDENNMPIWPEGVDITRLGDTQLIKQADVVMLMLLLGEEFDEETKRINYEYYEKRTMHKSSLGPSMYAIMGLKVGDHKNAYQSFMRSANVDLVDNQGNTKEGLHAASAGGTWQVAVFGFGGMEIDKEEILNINPWLPEKWDKLSYKVFWKGNLIEVIVTKEDVSVKKLEGKGNIKVKVKGKEITLQ, from the coding sequence GTGGTAAAGCACATGTTTTTAGAGGATGTAAACAATTTAATAAGTGATGACAAATGGCTTATTTTCCAAAATGAGTATAATACAGAGGTAAATCCTCGATATGAGACCCTTTTTACACTTACAAATGGTTACATGGGCGTAAGAGGTACTTTTGAGGAAGGAAACGAGGGAGAAAGGTCGGGAAATTTTATTGCAGGAATTTTTGACAAGTCAGATGCGCAGGTTAGAGAAATTGTAAATGCTCAAAATTGGTTGAGAATAAAGTTGTATGTTGAAGGTGAAGAATTAAGTTTGGATAAATGCCAGTTGATAGAATTTAAAAGAATTCTTGATATGAAAAAAGGTATTCTATTTAGGAGTATGTTGATAAAAGACAGCAAAGATAGAATTACTCGAATTGAGGGATACAGATTTTTAAGCCGCAGTGACCGTCATCGTTCTGCAATTAAGCTATTTGTAACACCTGTAAATTACAGTGGTGTTGTAGGTATAGAGAGCATTATTGATGGGACTGTTTTAAATTCAGCAGATAGCCCAAAGTATAGAGTAAAGCATTTGAAAGTGGCTAACAATAGTAGTCTAAGTAAAAATGGAGTTTATCTTGAAACAGCAACTGTTGACGATGATACCCGCATAGCAACAGGTAGTACAGTGAGGATATATCATCATGAAGATGAAGAAAAAAATAACGTAGCTAAATTTAAAAGGTTTTTGCCTTTAGGTGAGAGAAGTATTGAGTACTTTGAGTTTGACGGTACAGAGAACAAAACAGTAGTAATTGACAAATTTGTAATAACTTATACCTCCAGAGACGTAAGAAAAGACCTGTTAAAGACGACGGTGGAAAAAGAACTCTTTGCTTTTGCTGGAGAAGGTATTGACAAAGAGTTGCAGAGACATATTGAGGTATATGAAGAACTATGGTCTGTTGCAGATATAAATATTGAAGGGGATGAAGAAGCAGATAAAGCTTTGCGTTTTAATATTTTTCATCTCATGAGTTCTGTCAATGAAAATGACCCCCTGGTAAGTATTGCTGCGAAAGCTCTTCATGGTGAGGGATACAAAGGCCATGTATTTTGGGATACTGAGATATTTATGCTTCCCTTTTTCATATATGTGTATCCGCAGGCAGCTAGAACACTTTTGATGTACAGGTACAATATGCTTGATGCAGCAAGAAAAAATGCGACTTTAAATGGATATAAAGGAGCACAATATCCTTGGGAATCTGCAGACACAGGAGAGGAAGAGACACCTAAATGGGGATTTGATTACAAAGGAAACCCTGTAAGGATATGGACAGGAGATTTAGAGCATCATATAACTGCTGATATAGCTTTTGCAGTGTGGGAGTATTTTAGAGCGACAGAGGATATTGAGTTTATGTTGAATTATGGTGCAGAAGTCATTTTTGAGACTGCAAGGTTTTGGGTATCTAGATGTGAATATGTAAAAGAATTAGACAGGTATGAAATAAACAATGTCATAGGTCCTGACGAATTTCATGAACATGTTGATAATAATGCTTATACTAATTACCTTGCAAAATGGAATATTAAAAAGGGACTTGAACTAATCAATATGTTAAAAGAAAAATACCCTGAACATTATTATGCTATATCAAACAAGATATGTTTGACAAATGAGGAAATGGAAAAGTGGAAAGAAGTTGAAGAAAAAATATATATACCTTATGACAAAGACAAAAAGCTGATAGAACAATTTGAAGGTTATTTTGACAAAAAAGATTATGTTATTGATAAATTTGATGAAAACAATATGCCTATATGGCCTGAAGGTGTTGATATAACGAGATTGGGTGATACACAACTTATTAAACAGGCTGACGTTGTAATGTTGATGCTTTTGTTAGGCGAGGAATTTGACGAAGAGACGAAAAGAATCAATTACGAATATTATGAAAAGCGGACTATGCACAAGTCTTCTTTAGGTCCAAGTATGTATGCCATTATGGGTTTAAAAGTTGGGGACCACAAAAACGCGTACCAATCTTTTATGAGAAGTGCCAACGTTGACCTTGTGGACAATCAGGGTAACACTAAAGAAGGTTTGCATGCTGCATCTGCTGGTGGTACATGGCAAGTAGCTGTTTTTGGATTTGGCGGAATGGAAATTGACAAAGAAGAGATATTAAATATAAATCCGTGGCTGCCAGAAAAATGGGACAAACTTTCCTATAAAGTATTCTGGAAAGGCAATTTAATTGAGGTAATTGTTACAAAAGAGGACGTGTCAGTAAAAAAATTAGAAGGAAAAGGAAATATAAAAGTAAAGGTAAAAGGGAAAGAGATTACGTTACAATAG
- a CDS encoding ABC transporter substrate-binding protein, with product MSKKLLSIFVLTIFVLATVLAGCSSSKNNTSSANETNTQKQETVKPVTIKLGMWSSSPAEKKIVDDQIAKFKEKYPNIDVQIETIVGDYMQKLQTELASNTAPDIFYLDSMPAPQLMSSGVLEPLDDYIKKYNVDVNDFEPALLSAFQWEGKTYGLPKDFNTLALFYNKDMFKAAGINEPPKTWEELRDVAKKLTKDGVKGLVLSADLARFDAFINQNGGSVYQDGKVTLNLPENAQALDFYVGLITKDKVADTPQNMGEGWNGDAFAAKKAAMAIEGGWMIPFLKEKAPDLNYGIAELPAGKQKSTMAFTVAYVMNKNSQHKDEAFKLIEFLTGKEGQQFVVDSGLALPSRKSMQEGFKEKYPERAAFVDGASYAVPWQFGLYGTKVVDAANKACEALIMKQISSAQQALDNAQKEVGQ from the coding sequence ATGAGTAAAAAACTTTTAAGCATCTTTGTTTTGACGATCTTTGTATTAGCTACTGTTTTAGCTGGTTGTTCATCCAGTAAAAATAATACCTCCAGTGCCAATGAGACAAATACACAAAAACAAGAGACGGTGAAACCAGTTACTATAAAATTAGGTATGTGGTCTTCATCTCCAGCAGAAAAGAAGATAGTGGATGACCAAATAGCTAAGTTTAAAGAAAAATATCCAAATATAGATGTGCAAATTGAGACAATTGTGGGAGATTACATGCAAAAATTACAAACAGAACTGGCGTCAAATACAGCACCAGACATATTCTATCTTGACAGCATGCCTGCACCACAGCTTATGTCTTCAGGAGTTTTAGAGCCATTAGATGATTATATTAAGAAATACAATGTGGATGTAAATGATTTCGAACCTGCTTTGCTTTCCGCTTTTCAGTGGGAAGGAAAAACTTATGGTTTGCCAAAGGATTTCAATACTCTAGCTTTGTTTTACAACAAAGACATGTTTAAAGCCGCTGGAATAAATGAACCTCCAAAAACATGGGAGGAATTAAGAGATGTAGCTAAAAAGTTGACAAAAGACGGTGTCAAAGGTTTGGTTTTATCAGCAGACCTTGCAAGATTTGATGCTTTTATAAATCAAAATGGCGGTTCAGTATATCAAGATGGAAAAGTTACTTTAAATCTGCCAGAGAATGCACAAGCTCTTGATTTTTATGTAGGCCTCATTACAAAAGACAAAGTTGCTGACACACCACAAAACATGGGAGAAGGCTGGAATGGAGATGCTTTTGCTGCTAAAAAAGCTGCAATGGCAATAGAAGGTGGCTGGATGATACCATTCCTCAAAGAAAAAGCTCCTGATTTAAACTATGGTATAGCAGAGCTTCCAGCAGGAAAGCAAAAATCTACAATGGCTTTCACTGTTGCATATGTGATGAATAAAAACAGCCAACATAAAGATGAAGCATTTAAGCTTATTGAATTTTTAACCGGTAAAGAAGGACAGCAATTTGTAGTAGATTCAGGTCTTGCACTTCCATCGAGAAAGTCTATGCAAGAAGGATTTAAGGAGAAATATCCTGAAAGAGCTGCCTTTGTAGATGGTGCTTCCTATGCAGTACCATGGCAGTTTGGCTTGTATGGCACAAAGGTAGTAGATGCGGCTAATAAAGCCTGTGAAGCATTAATAATGAAGCAAATAAGTAGTGCTCAACAAGCTCTTGACAATGCACAAAAGGAAGTTGGACAATAA
- a CDS encoding carbohydrate ABC transporter permease, whose translation MEAKMTMKKRYLYEALSGYAFVLPFIASISIFLIGPLIYAFIISFKEFSFLNPEASRWVGFANYIKLFSDPTFKRALLNTTLYSLGVVPTQLIIALILALIVNSNIKGKTFFRVAYYIPTVTSTVAVSVIFLYLFKADGLVNALLAKFGIQGPAWFNDVRFALPSIMMMAIWSSVGNYMVIFLAGLQDIPSELYEAAEVDGANKFQRFFKITLPMLRPIVFFNLVMSLIGTFQVFDQAYVVSQGTGGPLDATMTVVLDIYRTGFRDFNMGYASAMAFALFVIILILTLIQRKLFKEETY comes from the coding sequence ATGGAAGCTAAAATGACTATGAAAAAGAGGTATTTATACGAAGCTTTGTCAGGGTATGCTTTTGTGTTACCTTTTATTGCTTCAATATCTATTTTTTTGATAGGACCATTAATTTATGCTTTTATTATAAGTTTTAAAGAATTTTCTTTTTTAAATCCTGAAGCAAGCCGATGGGTTGGATTTGCAAATTATATAAAGTTATTTAGCGACCCGACATTTAAAAGGGCTCTTTTAAATACAACACTTTATTCTTTAGGAGTAGTGCCAACACAGCTAATTATTGCCTTAATACTAGCATTAATTGTAAATTCGAATATTAAAGGTAAAACATTTTTTAGAGTTGCCTATTATATACCAACTGTTACATCCACAGTTGCAGTTTCTGTAATATTTTTATATCTATTTAAAGCAGATGGTTTAGTTAATGCTTTGTTAGCTAAATTTGGCATACAAGGACCTGCTTGGTTTAATGATGTAAGGTTTGCGCTTCCTTCTATCATGATGATGGCGATATGGTCTTCTGTAGGTAATTACATGGTGATTTTTCTTGCTGGATTACAGGATATACCATCAGAATTGTACGAGGCGGCGGAAGTAGATGGAGCTAATAAATTTCAAAGGTTTTTCAAAATTACCCTTCCAATGTTGAGGCCAATAGTGTTTTTTAATCTAGTAATGTCATTAATTGGTACTTTTCAGGTTTTTGACCAAGCCTATGTAGTATCGCAAGGGACTGGTGGGCCTCTTGATGCTACAATGACAGTCGTGCTGGATATATATAGGACAGGCTTTAGAGATTTTAACATGGGTTACGCTTCAGCTATGGCTTTTGCATTATTTGTAATAATCTTGATATTGACTCTTATACAGCGAAAGCTTTTCAAAGAAGAAACCTATTAG
- a CDS encoding carbohydrate ABC transporter permease has product MKKVLRLLFYIVVVGYAVITLGPFIWSIITSLKPTSELNTFAVNIKHLTLDNYKMIITKFPFLRWFINSAIVAAIVTFGNILFNSMAGYALARINFPGRNLLFMVVLALMMVPGQVVMVPTYILLSKLGWVNTYMGLTIPFLTSNFGIFLMRQFFLSLPKELEEAATIDGLSRFGIFFKIVLPLSKPALATQFIFMFTGNWNSFLWPSLLTSSDDMYTLPVGLNSFYGQYYQFWNQVMAGAILLTLPTILIFLIFQRYFVKGISTTGLK; this is encoded by the coding sequence ATGAAAAAGGTGTTGCGGCTTTTATTTTATATCGTTGTAGTAGGATATGCAGTAATTACACTTGGTCCTTTTATATGGTCTATAATAACATCTCTAAAACCCACCAGTGAATTAAATACTTTTGCTGTAAATATAAAACATTTAACTTTAGATAACTATAAAATGATAATTACAAAATTTCCTTTTTTAAGGTGGTTTATAAATAGTGCTATAGTTGCAGCTATAGTGACGTTTGGCAATATCCTGTTTAATTCTATGGCAGGGTATGCACTTGCAAGAATAAATTTTCCTGGAAGAAATTTATTGTTTATGGTTGTGCTTGCTCTCATGATGGTACCAGGACAGGTAGTGATGGTGCCAACTTATATCCTTCTCAGCAAATTAGGCTGGGTGAACACTTACATGGGCCTTACAATTCCATTTTTGACTAGTAATTTTGGAATATTTTTAATGAGGCAATTTTTCTTATCTCTTCCCAAAGAGTTAGAAGAAGCAGCTACAATTGACGGTTTGTCACGATTTGGGATTTTCTTTAAAATAGTTTTGCCTTTGTCTAAACCTGCTCTTGCAACTCAATTCATTTTTATGTTTACTGGCAATTGGAATAGTTTCTTGTGGCCTAGCCTCTTGACGTCTAGTGATGATATGTATACACTGCCGGTAGGACTTAATTCCTTTTACGGCCAATACTATCAATTTTGGAATCAGGTAATGGCAGGAGCTATACTTTTGACGTTACCTACTATATTGATATTCTTAATATTCCAGAGATATTTTGTAAAAGGAATATCTACAACGGGATTAAAATAA
- the pgmB gene encoding beta-phosphoglucomutase produces MARYRGVIFDLDGVITDTARYHYLAWKKLADELGIYFDEVINERLKGVSRLQSLEIILEKSDKKYSQEEKEYYANKKNEYYKEMIKRITPEDLLPGVERFIEELKKRGIKIAIASVSKNAFTVVENLKIRDQFDYIVDANEIKHGKPDPEIFLNAAKHLGIPPEKCIGIEDSAAGITAIKKAGMFAVGVGNPETVKEADLILKDLSEADKILELL; encoded by the coding sequence ATGGCAAGATATCGTGGAGTAATTTTTGATTTAGATGGTGTTATTACAGATACTGCAAGGTATCACTATTTAGCATGGAAAAAACTTGCTGATGAGTTAGGGATATATTTTGATGAAGTTATTAATGAGAGGTTAAAAGGTGTAAGCCGCCTACAATCTTTAGAGATAATTTTAGAGAAAAGTGATAAAAAATATTCTCAAGAAGAAAAAGAATATTATGCAAATAAAAAGAATGAGTACTATAAAGAGATGATAAAGAGAATTACACCTGAGGATTTATTGCCTGGAGTGGAGAGATTCATTGAAGAGCTTAAAAAACGAGGTATTAAAATAGCAATTGCATCTGTCAGCAAAAATGCTTTTACTGTTGTTGAAAATTTAAAAATAAGAGATCAGTTTGACTATATAGTGGATGCAAATGAAATTAAGCATGGAAAACCTGACCCTGAGATATTTTTAAATGCAGCGAAGCATCTTGGGATTCCTCCGGAGAAGTGCATTGGAATAGAAGATTCGGCTGCGGGAATTACTGCAATAAAAAAAGCAGGAATGTTTGCAGTAGGAGTGGGCAATCCTGAAACAGTAAAAGAAGCAGACTTAATTTTAAAGGATTTAAGTGAAGCAGATAAAATATTAGAATTGCTGTAG
- a CDS encoding LacI family DNA-binding transcriptional regulator — MATIDDVAKLAGVSIATVSRVFNNSPLVSEKARQKVLKAAEELGYKPSMPARSLAMKKTNTIGLIVPDISNPYYAEVVRGIEDVCNIYKYNITLCNADNKREKEFQYIEMLKNRWVDGIIFHCDYFSEEHYEVFKNDNIKVVLAGRTTKFDVPYVGIDNFKAAYDAVNYLISLGHKRIGIIHGPLDDMKETIDSVDRLKGYKQALIDNGLPIYDEFIKEANFKYKGGYNAAMEMLKGEMRPTAIFAISDIMAMGAINAVFDSGLSCPENVSVMGFDNIDLSEATRPSLTTVSQPMYEIGAVAARMLIKMLNGEEIDDYQIILKHKIVVRNSCISSKD; from the coding sequence ATGGCGACAATAGACGATGTGGCAAAATTAGCAGGTGTTTCTATTGCAACTGTTTCGAGAGTTTTTAATAATAGCCCTTTAGTAAGTGAAAAAGCAAGGCAAAAAGTTTTAAAAGCTGCAGAAGAGCTGGGATATAAACCCAGTATGCCAGCCAGAAGCCTGGCGATGAAGAAAACAAACACTATAGGGCTGATTGTGCCTGATATATCAAACCCTTACTATGCGGAAGTAGTAAGAGGTATTGAAGATGTCTGCAATATTTATAAATACAATATTACTTTGTGCAATGCAGACAATAAAAGAGAAAAAGAATTTCAATATATAGAAATGCTAAAAAATCGGTGGGTTGATGGAATAATATTTCACTGTGACTATTTTTCTGAAGAGCATTATGAAGTCTTTAAAAATGACAATATAAAGGTGGTACTTGCAGGAAGAACAACAAAGTTTGATGTGCCTTATGTAGGGATTGATAATTTTAAAGCGGCTTATGATGCAGTGAATTATTTGATATCATTAGGCCACAAGAGGATTGGAATTATTCATGGCCCTCTTGATGACATGAAAGAGACAATAGATAGCGTAGACAGGCTAAAAGGGTATAAGCAAGCTCTTATTGATAATGGCTTACCAATTTACGATGAATTTATTAAAGAAGCAAATTTTAAGTATAAAGGCGGATATAATGCGGCGATGGAAATGTTAAAAGGCGAGATGAGACCCACTGCTATTTTTGCGATAAGTGATATTATGGCAATGGGAGCAATAAATGCGGTGTTTGACAGCGGGCTTTCCTGTCCTGAAAATGTATCAGTAATGGGTTTTGATAATATTGACTTGTCAGAAGCAACAAGGCCTTCTCTCACTACTGTATCACAGCCTATGTATGAAATAGGGGCTGTTGCAGCTAGAATGCTTATAAAAATGTTAAATGGGGAAGAAATTGATGATTATCAAATAATTTTAAAACACAAAATTGTGGTAAGAAATTCTTGTATATCTTCAAAAGATTAA
- a CDS encoding carbohydrate ABC transporter permease, with protein MAYVNFVKKYKLEIAMVLPLLLYILGFTVYPIIQTITLSFQDQYTKAFTLANYKEIIGKTEFKNAFFNTIALTFISLTLEMTAGLVIALILKRNFRGKGLLRSLMLVPMGVPTLVSGVAMTYIFGLNGYFNELLEKLHLIKLPVDWASGGFKTLLMVSVADMWKVTPLVILLLLAGLESIPDEVYEASNIDGATAWQTFKYVTLPLLKPSITMALILRAIDAFRIFELVLVLAGRATPVISTFAYDEYNNYANAYTSAAASTILLLIIAVFIVSYLKIAGTKEEQ; from the coding sequence ATGGCTTATGTAAACTTCGTAAAGAAATACAAACTTGAAATTGCCATGGTTTTACCATTACTATTATATATTTTGGGTTTTACTGTATACCCTATTATTCAAACTATTACTTTAAGTTTTCAAGACCAGTATACTAAAGCATTCACATTGGCAAATTATAAAGAGATTATAGGAAAAACAGAATTTAAAAATGCTTTTTTCAATACCATAGCTCTTACATTTATAAGCCTCACTTTGGAAATGACTGCAGGCCTCGTCATTGCGCTTATTTTAAAAAGGAATTTTAGAGGAAAAGGGCTTTTGAGGTCTTTGATGTTGGTTCCTATGGGAGTTCCTACACTTGTATCAGGTGTCGCTATGACATATATTTTCGGATTAAATGGTTATTTTAATGAACTTTTGGAAAAATTACACTTAATTAAGCTTCCTGTAGATTGGGCGAGCGGTGGTTTTAAGACATTGCTTATGGTTTCTGTAGCTGATATGTGGAAAGTTACCCCACTGGTCATACTATTGCTTTTGGCTGGTCTTGAAAGTATACCAGATGAAGTTTATGAAGCTTCCAATATTGACGGGGCAACTGCGTGGCAAACTTTTAAATATGTGACATTGCCACTTTTAAAGCCCTCTATAACGATGGCCTTGATATTAAGAGCGATAGATGCTTTTAGAATATTTGAACTTGTACTTGTTCTTGCAGGCCGTGCTACTCCTGTTATTTCTACTTTTGCGTATGATGAGTATAATAATTATGCAAATGCTTATACATCTGCGGCAGCATCTACAATATTGCTCCTAATAATAGCAGTATTTATAGTGAGCTACTTAAAAATAGCTGGTACTAAGGAGGAACAATGA
- a CDS encoding carbohydrate ABC transporter permease, whose product MRKIDISEKISNTAYIPIAIIAAILMIIPVYILFITSFAVPSDILKPHPDFFITRFTLDHWKDVFLSGNIWPPFKKSFVVATMTTIIAIIIAAPAAYVIARMPSKIKYAVVLSLFFTRMFPDVGIALPIAVEFIKLNLMDTYLGLVMAHLIVNLPFAAWILVGTFETIPKDLEEAALVDGTSKLTALMRIIMPIALPGIAVTAIFVWLNSWNEFTYALYLTISDRTLPLQTYYYVQRGGIFDSATYAAILTIPVMLVTFFLQKYMKSGYLAGAVKG is encoded by the coding sequence ATGAGAAAAATAGATATTAGTGAAAAGATTTCAAATACAGCGTATATTCCAATAGCTATAATAGCGGCAATATTGATGATTATACCAGTATATATACTTTTTATAACTTCTTTTGCAGTGCCAAGTGATATATTAAAGCCTCATCCAGACTTTTTCATCACTCGCTTTACTTTGGACCATTGGAAAGACGTATTTCTTTCAGGAAATATATGGCCTCCTTTTAAGAAAAGTTTTGTAGTGGCAACAATGACTACTATCATCGCAATTATAATAGCTGCTCCAGCGGCTTATGTTATAGCGAGGATGCCATCGAAAATAAAATACGCAGTAGTATTATCACTGTTTTTTACAAGAATGTTTCCTGATGTAGGTATTGCTCTTCCGATAGCAGTTGAGTTTATAAAATTAAATTTAATGGACACTTATTTAGGATTAGTTATGGCACACCTTATTGTAAATTTACCTTTTGCAGCATGGATATTGGTTGGAACTTTTGAGACAATACCAAAGGACTTAGAAGAAGCTGCATTGGTTGATGGAACAAGTAAATTGACGGCATTGATGAGGATTATAATGCCAATTGCACTTCCTGGTATAGCTGTTACTGCTATATTTGTGTGGCTGAATTCCTGGAATGAATTTACTTATGCTCTTTACTTGACTATTTCAGACAGGACTTTGCCTCTTCAAACTTACTATTATGTTCAAAGAGGAGGAATTTTTGATTCTGCCACATATGCGGCAATACTCACAATCCCTGTAATGCTTGTGACATTCTTCTTACAAAAGTACATGAAGAGTGGTTATCTTGCAGGGGCTGTTAAAGGTTAG
- a CDS encoding sugar ABC transporter substrate-binding protein produces the protein MRKFYAKVIAVLVILSLLGTLIAGCGSKNVSDARKKVLKVSMGLGEAEWKVMKEDIFPPFEQKYGVKIEPLQIEAGDLIKKLDAMHKANAMDIDIITQDNMQLAPLVAKGLVEDLSQYRDMIPKEVIPSLVPVGEFDGKLYFMPYRPNVEIAFYNEDKFNEYGLKLPTNWDELLQVAKTFKEKEGIGRVIIKENLGPDSTVQMFDLIRSAGGDPTVLNDEGSIKAFTLLKELQPYLSPDSKKADWNTPVEYLAKDSVYLVENWPYTANVLVEQYGKKNILAYHGWAGPVKESHVLGGEVIGIPTGAPNKEMAIKFMEYLMSKEVQEKLVTKLGWPSMRSDAYGKVADWQKPYFEAINEALKHAEPRPNLVYWADVDKAINGALREIIFEGKDIKTTLDKYHNMIEEAKKAAESK, from the coding sequence ATGAGGAAGTTTTATGCTAAGGTAATAGCAGTATTAGTGATTCTCTCCCTTTTGGGTACCCTTATCGCAGGATGCGGGAGTAAAAATGTGTCAGATGCTAGGAAAAAAGTCTTGAAAGTTTCAATGGGACTTGGAGAAGCAGAATGGAAAGTGATGAAGGAAGATATTTTCCCACCATTTGAGCAAAAGTATGGTGTAAAAATTGAGCCTCTTCAAATTGAAGCAGGAGACCTTATTAAAAAGTTAGATGCTATGCACAAAGCAAATGCGATGGATATAGATATTATAACTCAAGATAACATGCAACTTGCTCCGCTTGTGGCAAAAGGGCTTGTGGAAGATTTGTCTCAGTATAGAGACATGATACCAAAGGAAGTAATACCAAGTCTTGTGCCAGTAGGAGAGTTTGATGGAAAGTTGTACTTTATGCCGTATAGACCAAATGTAGAAATAGCTTTCTACAACGAAGATAAATTCAACGAATACGGTTTAAAACTTCCTACAAATTGGGATGAGCTTTTGCAGGTTGCAAAGACTTTTAAAGAAAAAGAGGGCATAGGCAGAGTTATAATTAAAGAAAATTTGGGGCCTGACAGCACAGTTCAAATGTTTGACCTTATAAGGTCTGCTGGTGGTGACCCAACAGTATTGAATGATGAAGGTTCAATAAAAGCATTTACACTCTTGAAAGAATTACAGCCATACCTCTCTCCTGACTCAAAGAAAGCTGACTGGAATACACCTGTAGAATATCTCGCAAAAGATAGTGTATATTTGGTTGAAAATTGGCCTTACACTGCAAACGTTCTTGTAGAGCAGTATGGCAAAAAGAACATTTTGGCATATCACGGTTGGGCAGGTCCGGTTAAAGAGTCCCACGTTTTAGGAGGAGAAGTTATAGGAATACCAACTGGTGCACCTAATAAAGAGATGGCTATAAAGTTTATGGAATACCTTATGAGCAAAGAAGTTCAAGAGAAGCTTGTCACTAAATTAGGATGGCCATCAATGAGAAGCGATGCTTATGGTAAGGTTGCAGATTGGCAGAAACCATATTTTGAAGCTATAAATGAGGCATTAAAACATGCAGAACCAAGGCCAAACCTTGTATACTGGGCTGATGTGGACAAAGCTATAAATGGAGCATTGAGAGAAATAATATTTGAAGGCAAAGATATCAAGACAACTCTTGATAAATATCACAACATGATAGAAGAAGCTAAGAAAGCTGCAGAAAGCAAGTAA